The Pseudoliparis swirei isolate HS2019 ecotype Mariana Trench chromosome 17, NWPU_hadal_v1, whole genome shotgun sequence sequence gtgtgtgtgtatgtgtctgcgtGGACTGGCCAAACCCCCATCTGCCACCGGGTGGGCGTCTCGCCACACAACGACAATGCAGAGCAACATTTTTGTAGCTGTGGGCGTTGAAAAGGaggagctgctcctcctgctcgctGTGTTCTCCTCTCCGCCGCTCAGAGctgcagcagaaggagaagCTCTTTAATCAGCTGTTCAACTCAtcaaacacattcaattcaaatgTCTTCTGGGATTCAGTCGTTCCAGTGATGATCGAAAAGGGGTTTCTCCTCTGGttggaggagatggggggggggggggggtatcttcTGGGGTCCACGACGGGGTCTCGAGAGGATTTCATGAACCCCACAAATGCTCTCCACCTCAGCATGTGTGGTGGCAGAGTAGCGCCTGTGCTAATCGTGTCATAAAGCCATTAGTGTCTCCAGAAGGAGGCCGTGGGAAGACAACGAATGTCCTCAAATGATGTCACTCGAGTCAGCGTCAGTTGGGTCTGAAGAGTGTTGAAAAGTacaacaccaaaaaaaagaaaagaagaagaagatttaaATAGAACAAGAACTCTGCAGCCCGATGCTCACTTCCGCTTCGGGCCACATCAGCCACTTGTGTAACACACCCGTAATCTCTGGCgttgaattgtgggtaatgtaggcggcAGGTTTCTCACAAGGAAGAATGTGAAATTCTTTCAGCATTTAATCCTTATAGCGGCCACATCTTGGAGGAGCTTTTTTCAATTTGACTTCTCTCCGGTTACATAATACACGATCCTCATTCTCAGAGTGTGTGAAACATGTAAGCCGAGGTTAATGTTGATCTAGTTAATGTGATTTGTTCTATATTATTTAACCCCTCAAATCTAAAGAGAAAGACTTTTTTTGACAAGTGGATACTGCACGCAGCCACTCAATTCTTAAAATCTTAATTTAACCTCAAAGGTAGATTGTTGACTTTAGAAATCAGGGTAATATATACTTTCAACTAAAAATAATGCATCCCTCAAAACATAGACGTGAATGAGAAACCTGGGATGGCATTTTTTAAGTGTTTGTACGAAAAGAGAAACAGTAAATATCTATTTTCTCCCCTTTTTTAagggtgttgtgtgtatgttaaaatgtgttattggaCAAACTGAAGTGCATtgggtgtgtgttgcagctgcaGGTTCTCACTAATGTGCTATAACAtcatcattaaaaaccagactaCACTAAACATGCAGACACCACCAAGACCgaccagcctcctcctcctcttcttcctcttcttctcctcctcactaaTCACCCCATCTATCTCAGCGGGGCAACAATAACAAGACTCCGAAATCTGTTCCCGgcaagagagaaaacaagcgGGTGTGAGCGTCAGTGTGTGGGCTCAGCTGGCACGCAGACAAAGCCACGCGGTGGACCCGGATACCGGCAGCCATCAGCGGACTCACCACCGGATCACCCTTttatggagagaggaggaccggAATCACCcgtgtctcctcttcttctctcccctccttcttcatcttctcttccctccttcaCTGGTCTGAGGGCAGCACCAGGCACCTGTCGATGAATGTTCAAATTAGATCCTGAACATTCAAATTACCCATTTCAGTTCAAATTAAACATGTGTATTGTTTCCACGTGTCACGGCTAACTCCGCCATATATTTATGgagttccttcttcttcttcttcttttattatcctcctcctcctcttcctcctcctccttctcctcttattATCCTCCTCCCTATTtttctcttattattattatcctcctccttttttctttttcttcttttcttcttcttcttcttcttcttcttcttcttcttcttctcttattatcatcctcctccttctcttatTATCCTCCTCCTTATTTTTCTCttatcctcatcctcctcctgctactttcttcttcttcttctttttcttctcttattatcctcctcctcatcttcttttattattactcccccccccctattttcttcttctgttattatcctcctccgtcttcttctcTTATTATCCTTCCTTTTctcttatcctcctcctcctccttcttcttcctcttcttctttttcttttttcaaacccAAGTCCATACTTGGTGAATGACGTGTACGGGACACCCGGTGATTCCCCTTTAAAACCCTACTGCGCCATTCAGGAGCTGTTTACAGGGGACGAGGAGCTGAACACTCAACATGTTTTTGAGAGAGAAAACCGGATTAAACTATTTCCTCTAACCAGCAACATCTCCAGCATGACGGCTAAAATAGCGAATgaagtgtttgtgtctctcagCAGTCTTGTAGATAAACATGTGTACTCAGACGAGGGGTCGGTTGCTTTTAAAGAAGAGGATTTAGGGGAAGAAGAATATGAAGAGAATGAAAGCGGTAAGGATGTATGTCATTTGGCACGAGGCGGTTTTTGGATGGAAGGTCTGGgtgaaagtaaaaaacaaagtctGAAAATCGTGGTGAAGTGTGATGCGCAAGAAGACATTCACCGTGTTACGAGATGATGTGCTCGTTCCGTTGCATCGTAACCGagtgtttctttttctaaatgctTCAGGTACCCTTCGGTTCCAGGGGACGAGCGCACCGGAGCTGCCTTGCCACGACGACTTGGCGCACTGCGCGGCAACTTTACGCACGCACCCGGTGGCGTATACGGGCAAGATCTCCATCGACTTCGGTGGtggcgcaggaggaggagaaggagaaggagaaggagaaggaggaggaggaccgtgGACACCGAGGGACGTCATCAACGTGATCAGTGCTGACATCGCGGCCCCGGTGTTTGCGTCGTCTTCAAGATTACCAGATATTGGCgcaagaggcggaggaggagacgcagcgGACACCGGGGACTGTACCATGGCGCACGGCCATCCGGACATCAGCCACCACATGTACGCGCCCCCCCATCATCACCCTCATCCTCACCCCCACCCTCACCCGGCACCTTCATACTCCTGCAGCGGGGACATGTACCAGGACCCCTCGGCGGGGGGGTACCTGTCGACGTCCACCTGCTCCGTGGCCTACCACCCGCCGCCAACCTACAACCCGGCGCCTAAATCGACCGTAGACGGCGCCGCGCTGCTGTCCATAATGCCCGAGTACGGAGGCTTCTACCAGCAGAGCTGCCAGAGAGACATCCAGGCGGCTTTCCCAGAGAGGAAATCCCTCCCGTACCCGCTCGACTCCCTCAGGGTGCCTCCGCCTCTCACTCCTCTCAACACCATCAGGAACTTTACGCTCGGTGCGCCCTCGCCGGTGGCCGAAGGTGCGATGGCCGCCGCCTTCCCCGGCCAACAAAGCCTCCCTCTTAGGCCCATCTTGAGACCCAGGAAGTACCCGAGCCGGCCGAGCAAGACGCCCGTCCACCAGAGGCCGTACCCATGCCCGGCGGAGAGCTGCGACCGCAGGTTCTCCCGGTCGGACGAGCTGAGTCGACACCTGCGCATCCACACGGGCCACAAACCGTTCCAGTGCCGCATCTGCATGAGGAACTTCAGCCGCAGCGACCACCTCACCACGCACATCCGCACGCACACCGGGGAGAAGCCCTTCTCCTGCGACCAGTGCGGGAGGAAGTTCGCCCGGAgtgacgagaggaggaggcacaTGAAGATTCACCTCCGGCAGAAGGAGAAAAGGTCCTCCGCGTCCTAATCCTCATCGCGCATGCGCCAATGCTGCTGAACCTGAACTATATGACGCGGGGCATGTCTAGTGGATCGGCTCCGGCCACAGGAGTCCACATCTTACCTTAGGTTTCATATAGTCAACAGGTTAAATAAATCTTTTAGGAAGCATATCAAGCATATAACACACTCATCCagatcccgcccccccccccacacacacacttggacgTTGTGGTGTTacattgtgagtgtgtttgGTTGACACTAAACATGATAACAGTTGGTGTGCTTCTCTTAAACAGTGCAGTTTGCCTCAGTGCCCCGTGGCAAGGCACTGCGTCTATACACTGTCATGTGCTTCATATTCTCAGGGATTCAATTATACAATCCAAGGTTGCAAACATGGGACCAAAAATGCTGCAGGTCAGCTGAGTGAGCAGTTTAATTAACCAGCCTGTGGTTTGGCCTCAACATGTTGATATCAGAAAAAACATTCACAATAAGTTACTGCGGAGGTGTTTCACAACACCAATAATGTCTATTCAGCATTTTGGTTTGGTCGTGAGGAAAATGTAATTCAGTATTCATTCCATCTCTGATCTCATCTAATTTAATGGCAAACTAGAAATCCTCACATAGCGACATCATCAATATTTATCTTATTAAAGTTCAAAGACCTCTTGGTCTATTGTAATGTTGTGATGATGCTATAAAGTAGGCGGTCAGTAGGCTAATGATGCTTCTTTATCTAAATGGCCAATTTTAAAAGGCACTAATCTCTGTCACCATGCCAATGGTTGATGTTAACACAATAAACAGATGGCAAACATAAATTAGTCACTATTTTAGTGTGTTAGCAGCAATCCGTGAAGATGTAGCGGAGTAAcgtgagcagagaatgaagtccCGCCCCCTAATCGAAGTTTAGCCATTAGCGCATGTTTTGTCCACGTGAGCCCGTCCTCCCGGTTAGCTCGCGGCCTCTGATTGCAGGAGCGTACATATCAACAGGGTTCACTTATGTCGGAACCGTTTCCGCCATTAGCTGCGAgccgccgccatgttgagagccgtgtggaaGCAAAAGAAAATGCTCTGAAATTCAaattctgttaaaaaaaaaatatatatacatgttttttgGAGTGAGGAGTAGAGGGAGCGTGGTAATTTGAAGTGACGTTGAGAGCACACCCACGAGATATTGTGACATCACAAATCAGGGCGGGGCAACAGTGGCGACTGACGTTTTCATTGGCTAGATGCagcaaaaacaaagctttaaaaaaaaaaatctgtattttgtatcatgttatatatgttgagaCAGCGACGTGCGTTAACGTGCTTATTTCACCTGATGAGTTTACTTCGGCTTGTGGCACATGTTTTATGAGATCGTagcctgatcatgtttctttatgattagatttttattttcaagTGTATGGATTTGTGTTTCTACCGGTGTGAagttgagagagagataagtaaaagatgtgtttttgtgCTTTATCATTTTTATGCAAACAATTCCAGCACTAAAGCTTTTGTTCTGATGCTTCTCGTCAATGCAAATAAACGTTGACTTGTCGGGGCCGCTCTTTATTTTAGCATAAACTTCTATTTCCAGTTGCTTTTCTGGAGCGTTTGGTCACGCCACCCTCCACGGTGGATGGCGTTTGCCCACTTTTCCACATCTCATTGTATTTTCTCATCTATTTAAACGTGTTTTTGCTGCTGAACGTGCTACTATAGCTGGATCATGAGGTTGTTTTCTTGTCAGAAACCAACTTTAAAGCTACTTGAACAAAAATCAATTGTAGGAAATGTATATCTGCAATGAACATTTAGCAGAAAAGCAGGTATCTTTGCAAGTGTTAGAAAAATAACCAAATTCTTTAAACAAGACACTGTATTATTAACATAAAGACATTTCTTTTACTTTTAGGACTATTTAAACTCTCAAAAGAGACACAGATAGATGGTCCTTTACCCACACAGAGCTTCATTAAGCTgcttaaagacattttattGAAACTTGATCCAGTAGATTTGACTTAGTCAATATACTTCAGAGAAACTTCTGCAAAACAAGTTCTATAAAGTAAAACCGTATTGAAGTCTTCGTGTTTGCTTTCCTTTGTGTTCACACTCAAGATCACATGATGCAAACAAATCAGACGTGTTTCGGCAAATTAAACGGCACATTTTTATATGACCCGAAAGAAAATCTGTCATCATTCGCCAAAAGTCACCGATGCAGACAATGTTCGATCAACACACAATCAGATTCTGGACTGGGATGAGACGTCAGCGGATTAGAAGACACGTCTCCTTTTATTCCCACAGTGATTCAACACATCGCACACAAGTCTTCTTCACTGCTCCCTCAAATTAAAATGTGGCAGCAACTCCtcacagattttcttttttttattgcaaattACATCTGAAAAGCacaatttcacatttcaaatacatGCTTTACTGTCTTTCACCACTAGTTTcagaataatcatttatttctgGATAGTGCAAACTGACCTCATCAAATGAAATGTACATTGAACCACATCGTTACGCTTCAAGCTTCACTTCATTGCTGCAGAGCACCTTTCACTCTAGACAGGATGATGAACCCAAACCTTTGCATTTCTGATTCATTCAAACATAAATTGTAATCACACCGACAATTAATTAAACATGGTGGCCAAATAGTGAAAAGCTCTAACAGTCAAACCTTGTGGCGAGAAGCTGAAGTGCACATCCTTCAACCAGCCTCCTGAAAACCAGTCCGCTGTACAAATCACAAACCCGAGGATCAAACTAAACTACAAAAAGCCACTCTACACTTTCTAGAGTATTGAACAACGCAAAATAAACCGGGAGAAGTTTTTGAGctttcaaaaaaaagaaagagacctGAAGATTCCGTTCTTAATCCGACTGGAACACAAAGCCTGAAGACGATGAGAAACACATGGACACAAGTCCCTCGTTGGTCCAGGGCCACTTCCTCCGAGGCGACTCAGCTCAGCTCCACTCGGGTTGGGGACACACTGATTATTCAATGCTGCACTCAAGGCGCAGCCGGAAGTCTGGAATTCCCAACAGGTAGATTGTAACTCTGGCTATTATGTTTTCGTGCTGCAGCGTGGGGAAAAACTGAAATGCATAAATCCCTCATGCAACAGACAGCAACTGTTTGTACTGCACATTTATGACTTTTTAATGACTTGGCTTCATACCAAAATAAAGTATTTCATGCAACACTGACAGTAAAATTATGTATATaaaaggttatttaaaaaaaaggatttctCAGTAAAGTGATCAGTGTTCTCCAAATTGACATTGTATTATTGAAACTTGAAGCACCAAGTTTGACTAAACATGCAAGCAGCAGACTTCCCGACTGTCTTGAATGCAGCATCAGCACCCTGAACAACATCAAtttgacatttatttgtatttttcctgCAAAAATACTTCACATGGTCTTATTTTTAGGACACTGCTCACATCGACTGCTCCAATTTTGATGCTTTTCCCTTAAACCTCTCGGCCGATTGGTGATATTCTCCTTTAGAGGTTCACACAATGATACTAAACTAAGTCAGAGGTGCACGTGTGATGAGGACACTTTTAAGGAGATGTAAGAGGCCTTCAAGTCCTCTCTCTTGTTACAGCTGTCAAGTCATCAACACTTGCAGACTCAAAATGTTAGATATTTTAGAGACTACAGTGGCAACTCTGGACTTGGGATGACATCATAGGAATTAGGgaccaaaaacaaaatgcatcGAATCCAAAAAATTAATTGCGTTCCCTTTGGGTTCAAATAAATATCTGAAAACTGTAATAGTAGTGACATTACTCAACTTGTGTAAGTGCTTTTATGCTCATAAGATCcttaaaaacagacatagagagagagattacagGACGAACATGATGTTGTTTAGTTTTGCCTGAGGCTCCAATTTGAGAAAAGTGAGATGGAAACTTTAGTCATTACATTTCACCTTTAGCAACGCCTGGACAAAGGGGAGACAGGGCGAGTCAGGTGGATCAGAGGCAGACCTCCGGGCCCGGGTACGGCTCCCCTCCGCACCAGAAGTGCGCGGGCTGCGAGATCTCCAGGAGCCAGGCCTCCTTCTCCTTCGTGTCTCGAACCTTCCCTTCGGCCAGGACCTTGTAGTAGTGACAGTCCCGGTCCTCGTCCGGGTCGTAGGGCGGGGCCAGGATGTCCATGAACGCCGTCGGGCCGTCCACGGCGTCGATCTGGTGAAGGTTGTCCTGGCCGGGCGAGAGGACGCAGGGGCCGCTCTCCTCCGTGAGCTCGTCGTTGGAGCCGAGCAAGGAGCGCCACAGAGCGCCCATCTGGGCCGGGGGCAGCgcgggcgccgccgccgcctgcgtGCCGCCGGCAGGTCGCTCCGGCCGGTCGAAGCAGCGGATCCTGACCTTGCCGTACAGGACTTTGAGCATGCCGTGCATCCCCGGGTGGTCGTGCAGCGGGATAGAGGCGCCGCTTTTCAGCAGGAACACCCCCATGCTGAACTGGTCCGTCTCGCAGATGTGCATGTAGGTGACCGGGGGCCCGCCGTGAAGGTGGTGGTGGTACTGCACCGCAGGGGACACACCGGGCGAGCTGCTGTCGCCTCTCCGCGGGGCCAGCTTCAGGTCCGCCGCTCGCACTTCCGTCATTAAAATTTTCAGTTTGCTCTCGTTCTCCAGGAAAGACTTGCCGGCCTCTTCGCCGATACGGGGTGGGTTCCTGAAGGTGATAAGAGCCTGTCGAGCTATTCTTTGAACGATGGAGGTCATGTTGCTGTCACCTGGCATCATACCGGAGCGAGGAGCGGCGTGGTCCGGTTTCCACTCGTCACTTGTTAGCGGGTAGCCCTTTAGCTAGCGACAAAGATCGTCTATTGCAACGACGACTTACCGCGCAGACATTCTTCCTCGAGCCTTTTGGATGGTTGCAGTATCTGTATAAATGAAGGTAAATGAACAAACAGATAATAGTAcgttaaaacacaaatatatatcatGAACTAAAActgtgaataataataaataagatgtgctacacaaaaaaaatactttcGTAAAGATGTcattatataaattaattacaCACCGCATATgggtaatatattatataacagaAATAATTCGTACAAGCTACAATCCATCGGAGGCTTCACGCTTTTCTGACATTATCCGACTCCGAAATTATAACAGAGTGAGACCCTACCTTATTGTTCTTCTCTTTGGTCAGCATAACACCGGGTTCATTGCCCgctgtctgttttcttttttatcacGTGGGGATACGTCCGTGTTTCTTTCATCATATTATTATGTGAGAAAAACAACACGActgaaatgatgatgatgaatctgCGGGCCTGATTCAGACACGATTAGACTCAGGAACGTGTCGAACTCAAGGCCATTTTTGAATGACTGTCACACACGTCCGCACCAGACTTATTTCCGTAGAAGGCGGAGGCAAGAccgtctctgattggctgaccgTTAGACACCCAACGAGTATTAACCAATCAGAGACAGAGTCGGTGGGTCACGCCTACTCTACACTCGTAGCTGTCAGATGGCATTTACCGGTTTACACCACCTTGTAGGGCCTTTATCAGTTGGCCATCGATACTGTTGTcaataaagtttaattaaaatattgaatatatatttgttatgtttgtCACATTTCCTCATATAATCAACAATGAGCATAATCCTAATTATAATTGTTCATTTATCAAGTATGTTGAGCAGGTGATACACAGTTGAAATAGTAGCTAGAGAGTTGAAATAGTAGCTAAAGTGATGGATAAACAGTTAAAATAGTAGCTAAAAGTAATGATGTTTCGCTAAGCTGACACCTCAGAGGCAAACATTGTACTTTTTCCTGCACTGTATCTTTTCTGACAGCTTAAGGATCGCTAATGAATTCagatt is a genomic window containing:
- the egr2a gene encoding E3 SUMO-protein ligase EGR2a, coding for MRKKTFTVLRDDVLVPLHRNRVFLFLNASGTLRFQGTSAPELPCHDDLAHCAATLRTHPVAYTGKISIDFEGGGGPWTPRDVINVISADIAAPVFASSSRLPDIGARGGGGDAADTGDCTMAHGHPDISHHMYAPPHHHPHPHPHPHPAPSYSCSGDMYQDPSAGGYLSTSTCSVAYHPPPTYNPAPKSTVDGAALLSIMPEYGGFYQQSCQRDIQAAFPERKSLPYPLDSLRVPPPLTPLNTIRNFTLGAPSPVAEGAMAAAFPGQQSLPLRPILRPRKYPSRPSKTPVHQRPYPCPAESCDRRFSRSDELSRHLRIHTGHKPFQCRICMRNFSRSDHLTTHIRTHTGEKPFSCDQCGRKFARSDERRRHMKIHLRQKEKRSSAS
- the adob gene encoding 2-aminoethanethiol (cysteamine) dioxygenase b — its product is MMPGDSNMTSIVQRIARQALITFRNPPRIGEEAGKSFLENESKLKILMTEVRAADLKLAPRRGDSSSPGVSPAVQYHHHLHGGPPVTYMHICETDQFSMGVFLLKSGASIPLHDHPGMHGMLKVLYGKVRIRCFDRPERPAGGTQAAAAPALPPAQMGALWRSLLGSNDELTEESGPCVLSPGQDNLHQIDAVDGPTAFMDILAPPYDPDEDRDCHYYKVLAEGKVRDTKEKEAWLLEISQPAHFWCGGEPYPGPEVCL